A DNA window from bacterium (Candidatus Blackallbacteria) CG13_big_fil_rev_8_21_14_2_50_49_14 contains the following coding sequences:
- a CDS encoding branched chain amino acid aminotransferase produces the protein MFPENGKIWSNGQLIPWNEAKVHVMTHGLHYGSGIFEGIRAYDSEDGPFVFRLDDHLHRFFDSAKVYQFHMPYTFEALKEGVLQVVRENKFKDCYIRPIAFVGYGKLGVLPNRENIEVHIGSWPWGAYMGDEALEKGARVTITSWKKFHSQMFPVMAKATGQYLNSMLAVMDAKDRGFDEAVLLNEYGDIAEGSGENIFIVKNGKIFTNPINASILAGITRDTILQLATDLGYEVEIGALTVGQFMTADEAFFTGTAAEVTPIREVDRRPIGQNGHWPISRHLQESYFRVVKGQEPRYRHWLTPVYK, from the coding sequence ATGTTTCCTGAAAACGGTAAAATCTGGTCCAATGGACAACTAATTCCCTGGAATGAAGCCAAAGTCCATGTCATGACGCATGGCTTGCATTATGGCAGTGGCATCTTTGAGGGCATTCGTGCCTATGACTCTGAAGACGGACCTTTTGTATTTCGTCTTGATGATCATCTACATCGTTTTTTTGATTCAGCAAAGGTCTATCAGTTTCACATGCCCTATACTTTTGAGGCCTTAAAAGAAGGGGTTCTTCAGGTTGTACGGGAAAATAAATTCAAAGATTGCTATATTCGTCCGATTGCCTTTGTAGGCTATGGCAAATTAGGGGTCTTGCCCAATCGTGAAAATATTGAAGTGCATATTGGCTCCTGGCCTTGGGGGGCCTATATGGGAGATGAAGCTCTCGAAAAAGGTGCACGTGTAACGATTACCAGTTGGAAAAAATTTCACTCTCAAATGTTCCCGGTGATGGCCAAAGCCACAGGACAATACCTCAATTCTATGTTGGCTGTTATGGATGCAAAAGATCGTGGCTTTGATGAGGCTGTTCTCCTGAATGAATATGGAGATATTGCTGAGGGCAGTGGAGAGAATATTTTTATTGTTAAAAATGGAAAAATTTTTACCAATCCTATCAATGCTTCAATTCTGGCGGGGATTACCCGTGATACGATCTTGCAGTTGGCAACAGATTTGGGCTATGAAGTAGAGATTGGCGCTTTGACAGTAGGTCAGTTCATGACCGCAGACGAAGCTTTTTTTACCGGAACGGCTGCAGAAGTGACACCTATTCGGGAGGTTGACCGGAGACCCATTGGTCAGAATGGCCATTGGCCGATCAGCCGTCATTTGCAGGAAAGCTATTTCCGTGTTGTCAAGGGCCAGGAGCCCCGCTACAGACATTGGCTTACACCAGTTTACAAGTAA
- the nusA gene encoding transcription termination/antitermination protein NusA (modifies transcription through interactions with RNA polymerase affecting elongation, readthrough, termination, and antitermination), which yields MKLAETFTEALKQIERERGISAQSVIEVIESALLGAYRKKMQELGKMDKDSEVELRIDTSNQNEIKVYMLRQVVEGTSDNPNEVSLKEAQKKHPEAQIGQELRMEMSLSTREFERLATQVAKQAITQRLREAEKKAVMEEYRDRVGTMVTATVQRLEKNNVVVKLNNKSELVLPASEQLPNDRYRYGDKVRVYLSEIKETQRGPHIVISRANSGLVSCLFEIEIPEVADGTVVIKSIARDAGFRTKVAVHSLKGNVDPVGACIGSRGSRIHPIIDELKGEKIDIVRWSEDLATFITNALSPAKVVQVNLTEDKNNATIIVPDDQLSLAIGREGQNVRLAAHLTNCHLDILTESELRKQKMEMQQAAQEKARIAAD from the coding sequence ATGAAACTTGCAGAAACCTTCACCGAGGCCTTGAAACAAATTGAACGCGAACGTGGAATCAGCGCCCAAAGCGTGATTGAAGTTATTGAATCTGCACTTTTAGGCGCCTACCGCAAAAAAATGCAGGAACTGGGAAAAATGGACAAAGATTCGGAAGTTGAACTCCGAATTGATACTTCCAACCAGAATGAAATCAAAGTGTATATGTTGCGCCAAGTCGTAGAAGGCACTTCAGACAATCCCAACGAAGTCTCTTTAAAAGAAGCTCAGAAAAAGCATCCTGAGGCCCAAATTGGCCAGGAATTACGCATGGAGATGTCTCTGTCTACCCGAGAATTTGAACGTTTGGCGACACAGGTAGCCAAGCAAGCCATCACCCAACGCCTGCGTGAAGCAGAAAAAAAAGCAGTTATGGAAGAATACCGTGATCGGGTCGGGACCATGGTCACGGCGACCGTCCAGCGGCTTGAAAAAAACAATGTGGTGGTCAAATTAAACAATAAGTCAGAATTGGTTTTGCCTGCTTCTGAACAATTGCCCAATGATCGCTATCGCTATGGCGACAAAGTCAGAGTGTATCTTTCAGAAATCAAAGAAACGCAGCGTGGGCCCCATATCGTCATTTCCAGAGCAAACTCTGGTTTGGTCAGCTGTCTTTTTGAAATCGAGATCCCCGAAGTAGCAGATGGCACTGTCGTGATCAAATCAATTGCCCGAGATGCGGGTTTTCGTACCAAAGTAGCCGTTCATTCTCTTAAAGGCAATGTGGATCCTGTGGGGGCTTGTATTGGCTCGCGTGGTTCGCGCATTCATCCCATCATTGATGAGCTGAAAGGCGAGAAAATTGATATTGTCCGCTGGAGTGAAGATCTCGCGACCTTCATCACCAACGCGCTCAGCCCCGCCAAGGTTGTTCAGGTCAACCTCACCGAAGACAAAAACAATGCAACGATTATTGTTCCCGATGATCAACTCTCGCTTGCCATTGGCCGGGAAGGTCAGAATGTGCGTTTGGCAGCACATTTAACCAATTGTCATTTGGATATTCTGACTGAAAGCGAGCTGCGCAAACAAAAAATGGAAATGCAGCAAGCAGCACAGGAAAAGGCGCGTATTGCCGCAGACTGA
- a CDS encoding translation initiation factor IF-2, with translation MSKKRISEVKKEIHTLYGLDIEYPEIAKMCRKLGIEFKEDSKFGIHYNAVIEDTAADQIVAGFKSKSSSNQSASPKQTKSVPETTKTPMTEKPAQASVSSSQAPKSAQQASQAVHQSEKRHDQNLQTTHSGNQGQQAQQRQGQANAQQQYNRPQGQQRQGQAPGQQQQYNRPQGQAPGQQQQYNRPQGQAPGQQQQYNRPQGQAPGQQQQYNRPQGQAPGQQQQYNRPQGQAPGQQQQYNRPQGQAPGQQQQYNRPQGQAPGQQQQYNRPQGQQQRQGQAPGQQQQYNRPQGQSGYRPSGGQPQNRQGAGAPGNSGPNQQRKSKTQMRQEKRRERQQFQERVEQVEPQEKIVELHQNITVSQLAEKMGISASEVIKALFMKGVITTINHVLELETAEMVAHELGYEVLMPSANKATKTAHPHVQVVPPPPNEDPARLKPRPPIVTIMGHVDHGKTSLLDYIRKTRVTDAEVGGITQRIGAYLVQVDEKPIVFLDTPGHEAFTAMRARGAHVTDMAILVVAADDGIMPQTIEAINHARAAKVQIIVAINKMDKPGADPEKVKQQLTEYDLVPEEWGGDTVIVPVSAKSGDGVDDLLEMILLVAELMELKANPEKAASGIVIESKLDKGRGAVGTVLIQAGTLKAGDAFVVGTVWGKVRAMTNDRGKHIKKAGPSIPVEILGFQDVPEAGNILQVVKNEKIAKAQASENAEKQETDSRGRGRINLSNLYENVKEGKLKELNIVLKADIHGSVDAIRHSLDRLSDDRIQLHIIHAATGEISEYDIMLASASNALVVGFNVKADNNAKRVCEREQIEVRFYDIIYKLIEDIENAMEGLLEPEMVEHTIGEAEIRAVFKVGKQGTAIAGSYIRDGKCERNSRVRVWRNEEVIFTGKISSLKRFKDDAKEVGTGYECGIGVQNFNDLEVGDRLEFYQVVARHEISKA, from the coding sequence ATGAGTAAAAAACGTATTTCTGAAGTAAAAAAAGAGATTCACACCCTGTATGGGTTGGATATCGAATATCCTGAAATTGCAAAGATGTGCCGCAAACTGGGCATAGAATTTAAAGAAGACAGCAAATTTGGCATTCATTACAACGCAGTCATAGAAGATACTGCTGCGGACCAAATTGTGGCTGGGTTTAAATCCAAATCAAGTTCCAATCAGAGCGCAAGCCCTAAACAGACAAAATCTGTGCCCGAAACAACCAAGACCCCCATGACTGAAAAACCTGCACAAGCTTCAGTATCTTCTTCTCAAGCTCCAAAGTCTGCTCAACAAGCCTCTCAAGCTGTTCACCAGTCTGAAAAACGGCATGATCAAAACTTACAAACCACTCACTCTGGCAACCAGGGCCAACAAGCTCAGCAACGCCAGGGACAGGCTAACGCCCAACAACAGTATAATCGCCCTCAGGGACAACAACGTCAGGGCCAAGCCCCTGGCCAACAGCAACAGTACAACCGCCCCCAGGGCCAAGCCCCTGGCCAACAGCAACAGTACAACCGTCCCCAGGGCCAAGCGCCTGGCCAACAGCAACAGTACAACCGCCCCCAGGGCCAAGCCCCTGGCCAACAGCAACAGTACAACCGCCCCCAAGGACAAGCCCCTGGCCAACAGCAACAGTACAACCGCCCCCAAGGACAAGCCCCTGGCCAACAGCAACAGTACAACCGCCCTCAAGGCCAAGCGCCTGGCCAACAGCAACAGTACAACCGCCCTCAGGGCCAAGCGCCTGGCCAACAGCAACAATACAACCGTCCCCAAGGACAACAGCAGCGTCAAGGCCAGGCACCTGGTCAGCAACAACAGTACAACCGTCCTCAAGGCCAATCCGGCTACCGTCCCTCAGGAGGACAGCCTCAAAATCGTCAGGGTGCAGGTGCTCCCGGAAACTCAGGCCCCAACCAACAACGCAAAAGTAAAACACAGATGCGTCAAGAAAAACGCCGTGAGCGTCAACAGTTTCAGGAACGGGTCGAACAGGTCGAACCCCAGGAGAAAATAGTGGAGTTGCATCAGAATATTACGGTCAGCCAATTGGCTGAAAAAATGGGCATCAGCGCATCAGAAGTAATTAAGGCCCTGTTTATGAAAGGTGTGATCACAACGATTAACCATGTCCTGGAATTAGAAACCGCTGAAATGGTTGCCCATGAACTGGGATATGAAGTTCTGATGCCCTCTGCCAATAAGGCAACAAAAACTGCGCATCCCCATGTACAGGTGGTTCCACCGCCTCCCAATGAAGATCCTGCCCGCTTAAAACCACGCCCTCCGATTGTCACGATTATGGGCCACGTCGATCACGGTAAAACCTCTTTGCTCGACTATATTCGCAAAACCCGTGTAACGGATGCAGAAGTAGGCGGCATTACCCAAAGAATCGGTGCTTATCTGGTCCAAGTTGATGAAAAACCGATCGTATTTCTCGACACCCCTGGCCACGAAGCGTTTACAGCGATGCGTGCCCGTGGTGCCCATGTGACCGATATGGCCATTCTCGTCGTGGCGGCAGATGACGGCATTATGCCGCAAACCATCGAAGCAATTAACCACGCCCGTGCAGCCAAGGTTCAGATTATCGTAGCCATCAATAAAATGGACAAACCTGGTGCTGATCCTGAAAAAGTCAAACAACAACTGACTGAATATGATCTCGTGCCTGAAGAATGGGGTGGAGACACCGTCATTGTTCCTGTTTCTGCAAAAAGTGGGGACGGCGTCGATGATTTGCTCGAAATGATTCTCCTGGTCGCTGAACTGATGGAATTGAAAGCCAATCCTGAAAAAGCAGCTTCTGGTATCGTGATTGAATCCAAACTTGACAAGGGTCGCGGCGCAGTCGGAACCGTTCTAATTCAAGCGGGCACCCTCAAAGCCGGTGATGCATTTGTTGTAGGAACGGTTTGGGGCAAAGTACGCGCCATGACCAATGACCGTGGCAAACACATCAAAAAAGCAGGGCCCTCTATTCCTGTTGAAATTTTAGGCTTTCAAGATGTTCCTGAAGCAGGCAATATCTTGCAAGTGGTCAAAAACGAAAAAATAGCAAAAGCGCAAGCCAGTGAAAACGCTGAAAAACAAGAAACCGATTCACGGGGTCGTGGCCGCATCAATCTCTCCAACCTCTATGAAAATGTCAAAGAGGGCAAACTGAAAGAACTGAATATCGTCCTCAAAGCAGATATTCATGGTTCTGTAGATGCCATTCGCCACTCACTGGATCGTCTTTCAGATGACCGCATTCAATTGCATATTATTCATGCTGCCACTGGCGAAATTTCTGAATACGATATTATGTTGGCTTCAGCCTCCAATGCTTTGGTAGTTGGCTTTAACGTCAAAGCTGACAACAATGCCAAACGCGTGTGTGAACGCGAACAGATTGAAGTGCGCTTCTACGACATCATCTACAAACTGATTGAAGATATCGAAAACGCAATGGAAGGCCTGCTGGAACCTGAAATGGTAGAACATACCATTGGTGAGGCCGAAATTCGTGCCGTCTTCAAAGTGGGCAAACAAGGCACTGCGATTGCAGGTAGCTATATCCGTGACGGAAAATGCGAACGCAACTCACGTGTCCGTGTCTGGCGCAATGAAGAAGTGATTTTCACAGGTAAAATTTCTTCGCTGAAACGCTTTAAGGACGACGCGAAAGAAGTGGGCACGGGTTATGAATGCGGTATTGGCGTTCAAAACTTCAATGATCTTGAAGTCGGAGATCGGCTTGAATTTTATCAAGTTGTGGCCCGACACGAAATTTCAAAAGCCTAA
- the thiL gene encoding thiamine-phosphate kinase, with translation MHENAIIQLAKKFPHFHPEVQLGIGDDTAILGPLNQSSLLWTTDLLLEDVHFRRNYFSPEDLAWKALAVNLSDIAAMGGEPLAFTLGLGLPPEMDAAWIQAFFKALQAASEFWQVELVGGDTVRSSAKIVISINLLGTALHPTLQSGAQPGDNLFVSGSFGGAAAGLYCLENNLEGYACLKEKLLRPQPQLKAAQALSKICNRLALTDASDGLGRSLQLLCGPKLGCSILLEKVPCLPELKQLAEAENLSAWPWIIEGGEDYELVAALPPEQCAAAEKLGWIQIGSITPSPQIQIVSSDGSRHPLKETLGFQHF, from the coding sequence ATGCACGAAAACGCCATCATTCAATTGGCAAAAAAATTTCCCCATTTTCACCCAGAAGTTCAGCTGGGAATAGGTGACGACACAGCCATTCTTGGCCCTTTAAATCAAAGCAGCTTGCTTTGGACCACGGATTTGCTTTTGGAAGACGTGCATTTTCGCCGCAACTACTTCAGCCCTGAAGATTTAGCCTGGAAAGCTTTGGCTGTCAATTTAAGCGATATTGCAGCCATGGGAGGAGAACCTTTGGCTTTTACCCTGGGTTTGGGCCTGCCCCCCGAGATGGACGCGGCCTGGATTCAGGCTTTTTTTAAGGCCTTGCAAGCAGCCAGTGAATTCTGGCAGGTCGAGCTGGTCGGCGGAGACACCGTCCGTTCAAGTGCAAAAATTGTAATTTCTATCAACCTGCTGGGAACAGCACTTCACCCCACCCTGCAATCAGGAGCCCAGCCTGGCGATAATCTATTCGTCAGTGGCAGTTTCGGGGGGGCGGCCGCAGGCTTGTATTGCCTTGAAAACAATCTGGAAGGCTATGCCTGCCTCAAAGAAAAACTGCTTCGCCCTCAACCCCAGCTAAAAGCAGCCCAAGCCTTGTCCAAAATATGCAATCGTTTGGCCCTAACCGACGCAAGCGATGGATTGGGGCGCTCTCTACAATTACTTTGCGGCCCAAAACTCGGCTGCAGCATCTTGCTTGAAAAAGTACCTTGCCTGCCAGAGCTGAAACAACTCGCTGAAGCAGAAAATCTTTCAGCTTGGCCATGGATCATTGAAGGGGGAGAAGATTATGAGTTGGTGGCGGCCCTCCCCCCCGAGCAATGCGCAGCAGCAGAAAAGCTGGGCTGGATACAAATAGGTTCGATCACACCAAGCCCTCAAATTCAGATCGTCTCTTCTGATGGTTCAAGACACCCTTTGAAAGAAACACTTGGATTTCAACACTTTTAG